In the Anguilla anguilla isolate fAngAng1 chromosome 7, fAngAng1.pri, whole genome shotgun sequence genome, one interval contains:
- the lsm8 gene encoding LSM8 homolog, U6 small nuclear RNA associated — MSTALESYINRTVAIITSDGRMIVGTLKGFDQTINLILDESHERVFSSTQGVEQVVLGLYIVRGDNVAVIGEIDEETDSALDLGNIRAEPLNSVVH, encoded by the exons ATGTCTACTGCACTCGAAAGTTACATCAATC GCACAGTTGCAATTATAACTTCGGATGGAAGAATGATTGTG GGCACGTTGAAAGGATTTGACCAGACCATCAACCTGATTCTCGACGAAAGCCACGAGAGAGTGTTCAGCTCCACACAGGGAGTGGAGCAGGTCGTTCTGGGGCTGTATATCGTCAGAGGAGACAACGT AGCTGTTATTGGAGAAATTGACGAAGAGACGGATTCAGCTTTGGATTTGGGGAACATTCGGGCGGAACCCCTGAACTCTGTTGTGCACTGA